In Polaromonas sp. JS666, one genomic interval encodes:
- a CDS encoding DUF935 domain-containing protein: protein MPKRQSKPPQPAQPVQATAATKPETQEIASIDRDYNRLFFGNTLTHDDDTLLTRGGSKSYRIYDDLERDAHCGAVLDKRKMAVTSRPWVIKPASEAPLDVAAADLVRLAFGKLRFNGVCKRMLDATLKGFSVGEVMWAVVDGMVLPVKVINRDQRRFTFNLQGQLRLKTKENMMDGIAVPERKFIVHTYGGKDGTPYGLGLGSKLFWPVFFKKQGIGFWLTFADKFGSPTALGKYPNGTLQPEQNKLLSALRAMSQDAGVIIPAGMEVELIEASRSGSVDTYEKLIRYMDEQISKAVLGETMSTTAASTGLGSNQAGVHNDVRIELAQDDNDDLCETLGSTLIAWLVFYNMPGAGLPTLEREFEEPEDLAQRATRDKTVGELGYEPTEEYILETYGEGWVKKAAPAAPPAGMFTRLGVDGQQPAFSESIDKLRRARRANQDVLELAADQLAGNWRKTMQRRVEDLQAMLEETGDLVMFRERMATLLETEPPKELVESIANANFAAQLLGRGPADAEFSEADSGWFKGLWNRLFNGAK, encoded by the coding sequence ATGCCCAAACGACAAAGCAAACCCCCTCAGCCCGCGCAGCCGGTTCAAGCCACGGCGGCCACGAAGCCCGAGACGCAGGAGATCGCGTCGATCGACCGCGACTACAACCGGCTCTTCTTCGGCAACACGCTCACCCACGACGACGACACCCTGCTGACCCGTGGCGGCAGCAAGAGTTACCGCATCTATGACGATCTGGAACGCGACGCGCATTGCGGCGCGGTGCTGGACAAACGCAAGATGGCCGTCACCTCGCGCCCGTGGGTCATCAAGCCCGCCAGCGAAGCCCCGCTCGACGTGGCCGCTGCCGACCTGGTGCGCCTTGCCTTTGGCAAGCTGCGGTTTAACGGCGTCTGCAAGCGAATGCTGGACGCAACGCTGAAGGGCTTTTCAGTCGGTGAGGTGATGTGGGCTGTAGTCGATGGCATGGTGCTGCCTGTCAAGGTCATTAACCGCGACCAGCGCCGCTTCACATTCAACCTTCAAGGGCAGCTGCGCCTCAAGACCAAAGAAAACATGATGGACGGCATTGCGGTGCCAGAGCGCAAGTTCATCGTGCACACCTACGGCGGCAAGGATGGCACGCCCTACGGCTTGGGCCTCGGCTCTAAATTGTTCTGGCCGGTCTTCTTCAAAAAGCAGGGTATTGGTTTCTGGCTCACGTTTGCCGACAAGTTTGGTAGCCCCACTGCCTTGGGGAAATACCCCAATGGCACTTTGCAGCCCGAGCAAAACAAACTGCTCAGCGCCTTGCGCGCGATGAGCCAGGACGCAGGCGTCATCATCCCGGCCGGCATGGAGGTCGAGCTGATTGAGGCGTCCCGCAGCGGCAGCGTTGACACCTATGAAAAGCTCATCCGCTACATGGACGAGCAGATCAGCAAGGCCGTGCTGGGTGAAACCATGAGCACCACGGCCGCCAGCACCGGCCTTGGCAGCAACCAGGCGGGCGTGCACAACGACGTGCGCATTGAGCTGGCCCAGGATGACAACGACGACCTGTGCGAAACACTGGGCAGCACCCTGATTGCCTGGCTCGTTTTTTACAACATGCCCGGCGCGGGCCTGCCCACCCTGGAGCGCGAGTTCGAAGAGCCCGAAGACCTGGCCCAGCGCGCAACGCGCGACAAGACGGTCGGCGAGCTGGGCTACGAGCCTACCGAGGAATACATCCTTGAGACCTATGGCGAGGGCTGGGTCAAGAAGGCCGCTCCGGCCGCTCCGCCTGCCGGCATGTTCACGCGGCTGGGTGTTGATGGCCAGCAACCCGCGTTTTCTGAGAGCATCGACAAGCTGCGCCGGGCCAGGCGCGCCAACCAGGACGTGCTGGAGCTGGCCGCAGATCAGCTCGCGGGCAATTGGCGCAAGACCATGCAGCGCCGTGTCGAAGACCTGCAGGCGATGCTTGAGGAAACCGGCGACCTGGTGATGTTCCGCGAGCGCATGGCCACGCTGCTTGAAACCGAACCACCCAAGGAACTGGTGGAGAGCATTGCCAACGCCAACTTCGCGGCGCAGCTGCTGGGCCGTGGCCCTGCCGATGCCGAGTTTTCGGAGGCAGATTCCGGCTGGTTTAAAGGCCTCTGGAACCGCCTTTTTAACGGCGCAAAGTGA
- a CDS encoding phage head morphogenesis protein produces the protein MQLEGAFNLAPKKALEFFRKKGYAVSFAWQDTFNEEHNRAFTVAKMADIDLLTDMRKAVDKAISDGLTLEQFKKLIEPTLQEAGWWGRKEVTDPTTGEITQAELGSPRRLRTIYRTNLKTAYAAGQWAQIEETKAEAPFLLYDAVDDDRTRPEHAEWDNTILPIDDAWWSFHTPPNGWECRCGVIQLSKAQAEAMGYSAGDEAPKTDFRQYTNPRTGEITLIPKGIDPGFGYNPGTEQGKALQEALAAKVKAFKDGN, from the coding sequence ATGCAGCTTGAAGGCGCGTTCAACCTTGCGCCCAAGAAGGCGCTGGAGTTCTTTCGCAAGAAGGGCTACGCGGTCAGCTTCGCCTGGCAGGACACCTTCAACGAAGAGCACAACCGCGCCTTCACCGTGGCCAAGATGGCCGACATCGACCTGCTCACCGACATGCGCAAGGCGGTCGATAAGGCCATTTCGGATGGCCTGACGCTTGAGCAGTTCAAAAAGCTGATCGAGCCCACGCTGCAAGAGGCCGGCTGGTGGGGCCGCAAGGAAGTTACCGACCCGACAACCGGCGAGATCACCCAGGCCGAGCTGGGCAGCCCCAGGCGGCTGCGCACCATCTACCGCACCAACTTGAAAACAGCGTATGCCGCTGGCCAGTGGGCGCAGATCGAAGAGACCAAGGCTGAGGCTCCATTCCTGCTGTACGACGCGGTGGATGACGACCGCACCAGGCCAGAACACGCCGAGTGGGACAACACCATCCTGCCGATTGATGATGCCTGGTGGTCCTTTCACACACCGCCCAACGGCTGGGAGTGCAGGTGCGGTGTCATCCAGCTTTCAAAGGCACAAGCCGAGGCAATGGGCTACAGCGCAGGCGATGAAGCACCCAAGACCGATTTCAGGCAATACACCAACCCTCGCACGGGTGAAATTACGCTGATTCCCAAGGGCATAGACCCCGGTTTTGGCTACAACCCCGGCACCGAGCAGGGCAAGGCCTTGCAAGAGGCGCTCGCAGCCAAGGTGAAGGCCTTCAAAGATGGCAACTGA
- a CDS encoding phage virion morphogenesis protein, translating to MSTLPAGGDGTPVMRSIGRVLLTGLQLRFRAQKAPDGTPWKPSQRVKREGGQTLRDTGMLRDSFSASATSSRAQVGTNSIKAAIHQFGGTIKHPGGTRYVIVDGMARFVSNSLVGPVSGVTKPHPIDMPARPMLGDSDADRLEILSVLETHFKGRWSQ from the coding sequence ATGAGCACGCTTCCGGCCGGTGGCGATGGCACCCCGGTCATGCGGTCGATTGGGCGCGTACTTTTAACCGGCTTGCAGCTGCGATTCAGGGCTCAAAAAGCCCCAGACGGCACGCCCTGGAAGCCCTCGCAGCGCGTCAAAAGGGAGGGCGGCCAAACCCTGCGCGATACCGGCATGCTGCGCGACTCTTTCAGCGCAAGTGCGACCAGCAGCAGGGCCCAGGTGGGCACCAACAGCATCAAGGCCGCCATCCACCAGTTCGGCGGCACCATCAAGCACCCCGGAGGCACCCGTTACGTCATCGTGGACGGCATGGCCCGGTTCGTCAGCAACAGCCTGGTGGGGCCGGTCAGCGGGGTCACCAAACCCCACCCGATTGACATGCCGGCCAGGCCCATGCTGGGCGATTCAGACGCCGACCGGCTCGAAATCCTGTCCGTCCTGGAGACCCACTTCAAGGGCCGGTGGTCGCAATGA
- a CDS encoding SDR family oxidoreductase has translation MSSIPTTILVTGATGGIGLAVCHRLARAGNSLLLAARDADKLQSLCADLSSASSGSHSWISVDMTRDASVSEFAGELAARNVTLDGAVLMPPQDPPTSDPLPSSDKWREVLQNSFVGPLSLLKVAIAAMKPDPAKGRRAKIVIISGISSVQVMGHYASSNVIRCAWLAEAKTLAFALGDRGIHVNTLSLGGTLTPGYRASLEKRAANAGTTFEQRLEEETSNVPLHKYGTPEEVAAAVEGLLSPFSDHMTGLNILHDGGFTRAY, from the coding sequence ATGTCCAGCATACCCACAACGATTCTGGTGACAGGCGCGACCGGCGGCATAGGGCTCGCCGTCTGCCACAGGCTGGCGAGAGCCGGCAACTCTCTCCTGCTTGCGGCGCGCGATGCCGACAAACTTCAGTCGCTGTGCGCGGACCTGTCCAGCGCCTCTTCCGGCAGCCATTCATGGATTTCGGTGGACATGACGCGTGATGCGTCAGTCAGCGAATTCGCCGGGGAACTGGCCGCAAGGAATGTGACGCTGGACGGAGCCGTATTGATGCCGCCACAGGACCCGCCCACCAGCGACCCGCTTCCCAGCAGCGACAAGTGGCGCGAGGTTCTGCAGAACAGTTTTGTGGGCCCGCTGTCGCTGCTCAAGGTGGCTATCGCTGCCATGAAGCCGGACCCGGCCAAGGGCAGGCGCGCCAAGATCGTCATCATCTCCGGCATCTCATCGGTGCAGGTAATGGGCCACTACGCCTCCAGCAATGTGATTCGCTGCGCCTGGCTGGCTGAAGCCAAGACGCTGGCGTTCGCGCTGGGCGACCGGGGAATCCATGTGAACACGCTGTCCCTGGGGGGCACGCTCACGCCCGGGTACAGGGCCTCTCTGGAAAAGCGCGCAGCCAACGCCGGGACGACGTTTGAGCAGCGCCTGGAGGAAGAGACATCAAATGTCCCCCTGCACAAATACGGCACGCCCGAAGAGGTGGCCGCTGCTGTCGAGGGACTGCTGTCGCCGTTCTCCGATCACATGACCGGGCTCAATATCCTGCACGATGGCGGATTCACGAGAGCCTATTGA
- a CDS encoding SDR family oxidoreductase, whose translation MPSNLNPLGALPFRFRRERVLIVGCGDVGLRVSRQLRGRVGLMALTSSTDRLPELRAHGVTPLLGNLDDSASLRRLAGLATRVVHLAPPPGDNPDWRSDPRTLALLRILRLRGRPQSLVYGSTSGVYGDCQGDWVSETRGVNPNTPRAVRRVHAEALVRLFGRATAAHTHILRIPGIYAPDREGGTPRGRLLKGTPVLRAQDDVYTNHIHADDLARACVAALWRGKPQRVTNASDDTQMKMGDYFDLAADLYQLPRPARLPRSTAREQLPLMLLSFMGESRRLDNRRMKEELKLVLRYPTVEEGLRA comes from the coding sequence TTGCCCTCAAACCTGAATCCCCTTGGCGCCCTGCCTTTTCGCTTTCGCCGCGAGCGCGTTCTCATCGTCGGTTGTGGCGACGTCGGCCTGCGGGTGTCCCGCCAGCTCCGCGGCCGTGTTGGCCTGATGGCCCTGACCTCATCGACAGACCGCCTGCCCGAACTGCGCGCGCACGGCGTCACCCCCTTGCTGGGCAATCTGGACGACAGCGCCAGCCTGCGCCGGCTGGCCGGCCTGGCGACCCGCGTCGTGCATCTGGCGCCGCCTCCCGGCGACAACCCTGACTGGCGCAGCGATCCACGCACCCTGGCCCTGCTCAGGATCCTGCGTTTACGCGGCCGGCCACAGTCGCTGGTCTATGGCTCAACCAGCGGTGTCTACGGTGACTGCCAAGGCGACTGGGTCAGCGAAACGCGGGGCGTCAATCCGAACACGCCCCGGGCCGTGCGCCGCGTGCATGCGGAAGCCCTGGTGCGCCTGTTCGGGCGCGCGACCGCGGCGCACACGCACATCCTGCGGATCCCCGGCATTTACGCCCCTGACCGCGAAGGCGGCACCCCGCGCGGGCGACTGCTCAAGGGAACACCTGTGCTGCGCGCGCAGGACGACGTCTACACCAACCACATCCACGCGGATGACCTGGCCCGCGCCTGCGTCGCGGCCCTGTGGCGCGGCAAGCCGCAACGGGTCACCAACGCCAGCGACGACACGCAGATGAAGATGGGCGACTACTTCGACCTGGCGGCCGACCTGTACCAGCTGCCACGGCCTGCGCGCCTGCCGCGAAGCACCGCCAGGGAACAGTTACCGCTGATGCTGCTGAGTTTCATGGGCGAGTCGCGGCGGCTGGACAACCGGCGGATGAAGGAGGAGTTGAAGCTGGTGCTGCGTTACCCGACAGTGGAGGAGGGGTTGCGGGCCTGA
- a CDS encoding CDP-6-deoxy-delta-3,4-glucoseen reductase has product MSFNVSVQPSGRVFTAEADEALLAAAIRQGIGLPYGCKDGACGSCKCKKLEGTVTHGPHQLKALSLEEAASGFILTCCATAHSDIVIESRHVTDESAFPVKKMPVRINSLAKASHDVMVVRLQLPASDVFKYHAGQYVEFLLRDGDRRAYSVGNAPHTQAENPGLELHIRYMPGGKFTEHVFGPMKEKEILRIEGPFGSFYLREDSTKPMVLLASGTGFAPIKAIIEHMQFKGITRPAVLYWGGRRPVDLYMNDWVLGKVAEMPNLRYVPVVSDALAEDAWTGRTGFVHKAVLEDFPDLSGHQVYACGAPIVVDSAQADYAAAGLPADEFYADSFVTEKEKAQAVV; this is encoded by the coding sequence ATGAGTTTCAACGTGAGCGTTCAGCCCAGCGGGCGGGTCTTTACCGCCGAGGCCGATGAGGCCCTGCTGGCTGCAGCGATTCGGCAGGGAATCGGTCTGCCCTACGGTTGCAAGGACGGCGCGTGCGGCTCCTGCAAATGCAAAAAGCTGGAAGGCACGGTGACCCACGGCCCGCATCAGTTGAAAGCCTTGTCGCTCGAGGAAGCAGCCAGTGGCTTTATCCTGACCTGCTGCGCCACGGCCCACTCCGATATCGTCATCGAGTCACGCCACGTCACCGACGAAAGCGCCTTTCCGGTCAAGAAGATGCCGGTGCGCATCAACAGCCTGGCCAAGGCCTCGCACGACGTGATGGTGGTGCGCCTGCAGCTGCCGGCCAGCGACGTCTTCAAATACCACGCCGGCCAGTATGTGGAATTCCTGCTGCGCGATGGCGACCGCCGCGCCTACTCGGTGGGCAACGCGCCGCATACCCAGGCGGAAAACCCCGGCCTGGAACTGCATATCCGCTACATGCCCGGCGGCAAGTTCACCGAGCATGTGTTTGGCCCCATGAAGGAAAAGGAAATCCTGCGCATCGAAGGTCCCTTCGGCAGTTTTTACCTGCGCGAAGACAGCACCAAACCCATGGTGCTGCTGGCTTCGGGCACCGGCTTTGCACCCATCAAGGCCATCATCGAACACATGCAGTTCAAGGGCATCACGCGCCCCGCCGTGCTGTACTGGGGCGGCCGCCGCCCTGTCGACCTGTACATGAATGACTGGGTGCTCGGCAAGGTGGCCGAGATGCCGAATCTTCGCTACGTGCCGGTGGTGTCCGATGCCCTCGCAGAAGATGCCTGGACGGGCCGTACCGGCTTCGTGCACAAGGCCGTGCTTGAAGATTTCCCCGATCTCTCGGGTCATCAGGTCTACGCCTGTGGCGCACCGATTGTGGTGGACTCCGCGCAGGCCGATTACGCGGCAGCGGGCTTGCCTGCCGATGAGTTTTATGCGGACTCGTTCGTGACGGAAAAGGAAAAGGCACAAGCCGTGGTGTAA
- a CDS encoding Bug family tripartite tricarboxylate transporter substrate binding protein, with protein MKGLASLSIATLALSSSLALAQPKVMRIIVPYAPGGPIDVTARLMAERVKDSLGPVIIENRPGGGGNIGADVIAKAAPDGLTVGIAAVATHAINPWLYSRMPYNAATDFAPITQMLRVPNVLVMNADTAKRLNINSLADLIQYAKANPAKLNYASGGNGSAGHLAGEMFKAQAGIFAVHIPYNGGNPAQLALLSGQVDFNFDNLATASSNIKAGKLKALAVTTASRSPVLPEVPAVAETLKGFSIDTWWGLVAPAATPKEVITKLNHAFVAALNSPEAKTRFATLMAEPVANTPEQFGAFMKAELAKYEKVVKASGAKVD; from the coding sequence ATGAAAGGCCTTGCGAGCCTGTCCATCGCAACACTGGCCCTGTCTTCATCGCTGGCGCTGGCTCAGCCCAAAGTCATGCGCATCATCGTTCCCTACGCGCCTGGCGGCCCGATTGATGTCACAGCCCGCCTGATGGCCGAACGCGTCAAGGACTCGCTGGGACCGGTCATCATCGAGAACCGCCCCGGCGGCGGCGGCAACATTGGCGCCGATGTGATTGCGAAGGCGGCACCCGATGGGTTGACGGTGGGCATAGCCGCAGTGGCGACGCATGCCATCAACCCCTGGCTGTACAGCAGGATGCCTTACAACGCCGCGACCGACTTCGCACCCATCACGCAGATGCTGCGCGTGCCGAACGTGCTGGTGATGAACGCCGACACGGCAAAACGACTGAACATCAACAGCTTGGCCGACCTGATCCAGTACGCCAAAGCCAACCCGGCCAAACTCAACTACGCCAGCGGCGGCAATGGCAGCGCCGGCCACCTGGCGGGTGAAATGTTCAAGGCGCAGGCAGGCATTTTTGCGGTACACATCCCCTATAACGGCGGCAATCCGGCGCAGTTGGCCCTGTTGTCAGGGCAGGTCGATTTCAACTTCGACAACCTCGCCACCGCGTCAAGCAATATCAAGGCTGGCAAACTCAAGGCGCTGGCGGTGACAACCGCCTCGCGAAGCCCCGTACTGCCGGAGGTGCCGGCAGTGGCTGAAACCCTCAAAGGGTTTTCCATTGACACCTGGTGGGGCCTGGTGGCACCCGCCGCCACGCCCAAAGAGGTGATCACCAAACTGAACCATGCGTTTGTGGCCGCGCTGAATTCCCCGGAAGCGAAGACCCGATTTGCCACGCTGATGGCCGAGCCCGTGGCCAACACACCGGAGCAGTTCGGCGCCTTCATGAAGGCGGAACTCGCGAAGTACGAGAAGGTGGTGAAGGCTTCCGGAGCCAAAGTGGACTGA
- a CDS encoding sensor histidine kinase — MGDNGAGFDMAEAGKLFMPFQRMHRLDEFEGSGIGLSIVQRIVARHRGRTWAESKPGEGATLRFTLP, encoded by the coding sequence GTGGGGGACAACGGCGCTGGCTTCGACATGGCGGAAGCCGGCAAGCTGTTTATGCCGTTCCAGCGCATGCACCGGCTCGATGAGTTCGAGGGCTCGGGTATCGGACTGAGCATTGTGCAGCGCATTGTGGCCCGGCACCGGGGCCGGACATGGGCAGAGTCAAAGCCGGGAGAAGGTGCCACCCTGCGCTTCACACTGCCCTGA
- a CDS encoding ABC transporter ATP-binding protein, giving the protein MANTLLKVTGLKVAYGGIQAVKGVDFEVNEGELVTLIGSNGAGKTTTMKAITGTLPMLDGDIQYLGKSIKGRGAWDLVKEGLAMVPEGRGVFARMTITENLQMGAYIRSDKAGIAEDIEKMFALFPRLRERKDQLAGTLSGGEQQMLAMGRALMSRPKVLLLDEPSMGLSPIMVDKIFEVVRDVSARGVTILLVEQNASRALGIANRGYVMESGNVTMNGDAKQLLSDPRVRAAYLGE; this is encoded by the coding sequence ATGGCAAACACACTTCTTAAAGTGACCGGGCTCAAGGTGGCTTACGGCGGCATCCAGGCGGTCAAGGGCGTTGACTTTGAAGTCAATGAGGGCGAACTCGTCACCCTGATCGGCTCCAACGGCGCCGGCAAAACCACCACCATGAAAGCCATCACCGGCACCTTGCCGATGCTCGATGGTGACATTCAGTACCTGGGCAAAAGCATCAAGGGCCGGGGCGCCTGGGACCTGGTGAAAGAAGGCCTGGCCATGGTGCCCGAGGGCCGCGGCGTGTTCGCCCGCATGACCATCACCGAAAACCTGCAGATGGGCGCCTATATCCGCAGCGACAAGGCAGGCATCGCCGAAGACATCGAAAAGATGTTTGCGCTGTTCCCGCGTCTGCGTGAGCGTAAAGACCAGTTGGCCGGCACCCTGTCCGGTGGCGAGCAGCAGATGCTGGCCATGGGCCGCGCGCTGATGAGCCGGCCCAAGGTGCTGCTGCTCGACGAGCCATCGATGGGCTTGTCGCCCATCATGGTGGACAAGATTTTCGAAGTGGTGCGCGACGTGTCGGCGCGCGGCGTGACCATCCTGCTCGTGGAGCAAAATGCCAGCCGTGCGCTGGGCATTGCCAACCGCGGCTATGTGATGGAGTCGGGCAACGTCACCATGAACGGCGATGCCAAGCAACTGCTCAGCGATCCGCGGGTTCGGGCGGCCTACCTGGGCGAGTGA
- a CDS encoding ABC transporter ATP-binding protein: MSDTILKVAGVSKRFGGLQALSDVGIHIKRGQVYGLIGPNGAGKTTFFNVLTGLYTPDSGSFELAGKSYTPTAVHEVAKAGIARTFQNIRLFADMTALENVMVGRHIRTKSGLLGAVFRTPGFKHEEAAIAKRSQELLDYVGIGKYANFKARTLSYGDQRRLEIARALATDPQLIALDEPAAGMNATEKVQLRELIDRIRKDNRTILLIEHDVKLVMGLCDRVTVLDYGKQIAEGAPADVQKDEKVITAYLGTGH; this comes from the coding sequence ATGAGCGATACCATTCTTAAAGTGGCCGGTGTTTCCAAGCGCTTTGGCGGCCTGCAGGCCTTGAGCGACGTCGGCATCCATATCAAGCGCGGCCAGGTGTACGGCCTGATCGGCCCCAACGGTGCCGGCAAGACCACCTTCTTCAATGTGCTGACCGGCCTGTACACGCCCGACAGCGGCTCGTTCGAGCTGGCCGGAAAGTCCTACACACCCACAGCGGTGCATGAGGTGGCCAAGGCCGGCATTGCCCGAACCTTCCAGAACATCCGCCTGTTTGCCGACATGACGGCACTGGAGAATGTGATGGTGGGTCGCCATATCCGGACCAAATCCGGCTTGCTGGGCGCGGTGTTTCGTACCCCGGGCTTCAAGCATGAAGAGGCTGCCATCGCCAAACGTTCCCAGGAACTGCTGGACTATGTGGGCATTGGCAAATACGCCAACTTCAAGGCACGGACCCTGAGCTATGGCGACCAGCGTCGCCTGGAGATCGCGCGGGCACTGGCCACCGACCCGCAGCTGATCGCGCTCGACGAGCCGGCAGCCGGCATGAATGCCACCGAAAAAGTGCAGCTGCGCGAGCTGATTGACCGGATCCGCAAGGACAACCGCACCATCCTGCTGATCGAGCATGACGTGAAGCTGGTCATGGGCCTGTGCGACCGGGTGACCGTGCTCGACTATGGCAAGCAGATTGCCGAAGGCGCGCCCGCAGATGTGCAAAAAGACGAAAAAGTGATCACCGCCTATCTGGGCACAGGTCATTGA
- a CDS encoding branched-chain amino acid ABC transporter permease: protein MKPNKLVTFFIVAAALLVLPLLLQQGGNAWVRIVDTALLYVLLALGLNIVVGYAGLLDLGYVAFFALGAYLFALLGSPHLAEAFPVIAAAFPEGLHLPIWAAIPAAAALAGFFGVVLGAPTLKLRGDYLAIVTLGFGEIIRVFLNNLDRPINLTNGPKGINQIDSMKFFGFDLGKPHEFLGIEVNSVSMYYYLFLVLVIVSVIICHRLENSRIGRAWMAIREDEIAAKAMGINTRNMKLLAFGMGATFGGVSGSMFAAFQGFVSPESFSLMESIMIVAMVVLGGIGHLPGVILGALLLAALPEVLRHVAGPLQAMTDGRLDSAILRQLLIALAMIVVMLMRPRGLWPSPEHAKPLVKPVKS, encoded by the coding sequence ATGAAACCCAACAAGCTGGTTACTTTTTTTATAGTTGCCGCCGCGCTGCTGGTGTTGCCCCTGCTGTTGCAGCAGGGCGGTAACGCCTGGGTGCGCATTGTCGACACGGCGCTGCTCTATGTGCTGCTGGCCCTGGGCCTGAACATTGTGGTGGGCTATGCCGGCCTGCTGGATCTCGGCTATGTGGCATTTTTTGCGCTCGGTGCCTATCTGTTTGCGCTGCTCGGTTCGCCGCATCTGGCGGAGGCGTTTCCTGTGATTGCCGCAGCCTTCCCGGAAGGCTTGCACCTGCCCATCTGGGCCGCCATCCCGGCGGCTGCCGCCCTGGCAGGGTTTTTCGGGGTGGTGCTGGGCGCGCCCACGCTCAAGCTGCGTGGTGACTACCTGGCCATCGTGACGTTGGGCTTTGGTGAAATCATCCGCGTGTTCCTGAACAACCTGGACCGCCCCATCAACCTGACCAATGGCCCCAAAGGCATCAACCAGATTGATTCGATGAAGTTTTTCGGCTTCGACCTGGGCAAGCCGCATGAATTTCTCGGCATCGAGGTCAACTCGGTGTCGATGTACTACTACCTCTTTCTGGTGCTGGTGATCGTCTCGGTCATCATTTGCCACCGGCTGGAAAATTCGCGCATTGGCCGCGCCTGGATGGCGATTCGCGAAGACGAAATTGCCGCCAAGGCCATGGGCATCAACACCCGCAACATGAAACTGCTGGCCTTCGGCATGGGTGCTACCTTTGGTGGTGTGTCGGGTTCCATGTTTGCCGCCTTCCAGGGCTTTGTCTCGCCCGAGTCCTTCAGCCTGATGGAGTCGATCATGATCGTCGCCATGGTGGTGCTGGGCGGCATCGGCCATTTGCCTGGCGTGATTCTGGGTGCCTTGCTGCTGGCCGCCTTGCCCGAGGTGCTGCGCCATGTGGCCGGTCCGCTGCAGGCCATGACCGATGGCCGGCTGGACTCTGCCATCCTGCGCCAGTTGCTGATTGCGCTGGCCATGATCGTCGTCATGCTGATGCGTCCGCGCGGTCTCTGGCCCTCGCCAGAGCACGCCAAGCCGCTGGTCAAACCTGTTAAAAGCTAA
- a CDS encoding branched-chain amino acid ABC transporter permease has product MEVLLQQIINGLVLGSMYALIALGYTMVYGIINLINFAHGEVLMVGALTSWTIIGLMQEAMPGTPGWLILLISLLIAFVVCGALNFAIEKVAYRPLRNSPKLAPLITAIGMSLLLQTLAMMIWKPNYKPYPTLLPTEPFQVGGAVITVTQLFILGATAVSLSVLMWLVHYTRLGRAMRATAENPRVAALMGVRPDTVISATFIIGAILAALAGVMYASNYGTVQHTMGFLPGLKAFTAAVFGGIGNLGGAVLGGILLGLIESIGAGYIGPLTGGVLGSQYSDIFAFIVLIFVLTLRPSGLLGERVADRA; this is encoded by the coding sequence ATGGAAGTATTGCTTCAGCAGATCATCAATGGTCTGGTACTGGGTAGCATGTATGCCCTGATCGCCCTGGGCTACACCATGGTCTACGGCATCATCAACCTGATCAATTTTGCGCATGGCGAGGTCTTGATGGTGGGTGCGCTGACCAGCTGGACCATCATCGGCCTGATGCAGGAGGCCATGCCGGGCACACCGGGCTGGCTGATCTTGCTGATTTCGCTGCTGATCGCCTTCGTGGTGTGCGGTGCGCTGAATTTCGCGATTGAAAAAGTCGCCTACCGGCCGCTGCGCAATTCGCCCAAGCTGGCCCCGCTGATCACCGCCATTGGCATGTCGCTGCTGCTGCAGACGCTGGCCATGATGATCTGGAAGCCCAACTACAAACCTTACCCAACCCTCTTGCCGACCGAGCCCTTCCAGGTGGGCGGCGCCGTGATCACCGTGACCCAGCTGTTCATTCTGGGTGCCACGGCGGTTTCTCTCTCAGTGCTGATGTGGCTGGTGCATTACACCCGGCTGGGCCGTGCCATGCGCGCTACCGCCGAGAACCCGCGCGTGGCGGCGCTGATGGGCGTGCGGCCCGATACCGTGATTTCCGCCACCTTCATCATCGGTGCCATTCTGGCGGCGCTGGCCGGCGTGATGTACGCCTCCAATTACGGCACGGTGCAGCACACCATGGGCTTTTTGCCCGGTCTCAAGGCCTTTACGGCAGCCGTGTTTGGCGGCATCGGCAACCTGGGCGGCGCGGTGCTGGGCGGCATCCTGCTGGGCCTGATTGAATCCATCGGTGCGGGCTACATCGGCCCGCTGACGGGTGGCGTGCTGGGCAGCCAGTACTCCGATATTTTTGCCTTTATCGTGCTGATTTTTGTGCTCACGCTGCGCCCATCCGGCCTGCTGGGTGAACGTGTGGCTGACCGGGCCTGA